In Halobaculum limi, one DNA window encodes the following:
- a CDS encoding V-type ATP synthase subunit E, protein MSLETVVQDIEDEARARAEEIQEDAEERAAEIVAEAEEEADEIIESREQDVERQIEQEREQTLSAAKLEAKQQRLEARRDVLADVREQTEAAIADLEGDEREELTRSLLDAAAPEFDDNESVAVHGRADDEELLTEILADYEGWSFAGDRECLGGVVVESEESRVRVNNTFDSVLEAVWEDNLKQLSDRLFEDE, encoded by the coding sequence ATGAGTCTGGAGACAGTCGTCCAAGACATCGAAGACGAGGCCCGCGCGCGTGCAGAGGAAATCCAAGAAGACGCGGAGGAGCGCGCAGCGGAGATCGTCGCCGAGGCCGAGGAGGAGGCCGACGAGATCATCGAGAGCCGGGAACAGGACGTCGAACGACAGATCGAACAGGAGCGCGAACAGACGCTCTCGGCAGCGAAACTGGAGGCGAAACAGCAGCGCCTCGAGGCTCGCCGCGACGTGCTGGCGGACGTCCGCGAGCAGACCGAGGCGGCCATCGCCGACCTCGAGGGTGACGAGCGTGAGGAACTGACCCGCTCGCTGCTCGACGCGGCTGCACCGGAGTTCGACGACAACGAGTCCGTCGCTGTCCACGGTCGCGCCGACGACGAGGAACTCCTCACGGAGATCCTCGCCGACTACGAGGGCTGGTCGTTCGCTGGCGACCGCGAGTGTCTCGGCGGCGTCGTCGTCGAGAGCGAGGAGTCGCGCGTCCGGGTGAACAACACGTTCGACTCGGTGCTTGAGGCCGTCTGGGAAGACAACCTCAAGCAGCTGAGCGACCGACTCTTCGAAGATGAGTAA
- a CDS encoding V-type ATP synthase subunit I encodes MLRPEQMSKVSVTGSKAYLDSVVETVHDMNLLHVTEYDGGWEGFDQGSPQAEAEGAADKLVTVRSLKSILDVDDDDAGPTRVLDEDELATGVADLRDEVNALDDQRDELRSQLRSVEERIDAVEPFAQLDIDLDLLQGYDSLQVVVGEGDRDAVERAVVDATDLSEYEVYGDDVLAVFARPDSDADEDALLDALVSAEFAGLDVPDVEGDNVSPSVYISELESEKETLERELKSVESELDAKREEAAGFLLAAEETLAIEVQKAEAPLSFATTRNAFVAEGWIPTERYTKFASAVQDAVGNHVEVEELEQASFGADGEVQVREDVPPSVEDAGPETEPESAESSEEPTRAVADGSGGAVVMRNDDPPVIQKNSALVAPFEVLVQAVGRPNYREFDPSLILFLTFPAFFGFMIGDFGYGLLYTAIGYFLYSKFDSPAFKSMGGVTIAAGLFTILFGIFYGEIFGLHSISTYFWEGTVGLSSAPIHKGLQPTDLYWAQAWLVVSTLVALLHLNIGYVLGFLEELEFHGAKAAITEKGSWLLGMNGLWLLVFSEAAAGTAPEFIYTVFDGTGSEKAAFALGFSGFPAVVGYLGFAMFLVGALLLLIGAPAEILEIFDVLVNVLSYTRIAAVLLAKAGMAFVVNLLFFGAYEHDGEFHFMLSNGPDYYAAEYGREAIMFGGLVHGGAAAVVGGLLILVLGHILVLALGVTSAGLQAVRLEYYEFFSKFFDGGGTEYLPFGHERRYTAEE; translated from the coding sequence ATGCTCAGGCCTGAGCAGATGAGCAAGGTCTCGGTGACCGGATCCAAGGCGTACTTGGACTCGGTCGTCGAGACGGTCCACGACATGAACCTCCTCCACGTCACCGAGTACGACGGTGGCTGGGAGGGTTTCGATCAGGGGTCCCCGCAAGCGGAAGCTGAGGGGGCCGCGGACAAACTGGTCACGGTTCGCTCGCTCAAGTCCATCCTCGACGTCGACGACGACGACGCGGGGCCGACCCGCGTCCTCGACGAGGACGAACTGGCGACGGGCGTGGCGGACCTCCGAGACGAGGTCAACGCCCTCGATGACCAGCGCGACGAACTGCGGTCGCAACTGCGCTCCGTCGAAGAGCGCATCGACGCGGTCGAACCGTTCGCGCAACTCGACATCGACCTCGACCTCTTGCAGGGGTACGACTCGCTGCAGGTCGTGGTCGGTGAGGGAGACCGCGACGCAGTCGAGCGAGCGGTCGTCGACGCCACCGACCTCAGCGAGTACGAGGTGTACGGCGACGACGTCCTCGCCGTGTTCGCGCGTCCCGACTCGGACGCCGACGAGGACGCACTGCTCGACGCGTTGGTGAGTGCGGAGTTCGCCGGACTGGACGTGCCCGACGTCGAGGGCGACAACGTCTCGCCCAGCGTTTACATCAGCGAACTCGAGTCCGAGAAAGAGACGCTGGAACGCGAACTCAAGAGCGTCGAGAGCGAACTCGACGCCAAGCGCGAGGAGGCCGCGGGCTTCCTGCTGGCGGCCGAGGAGACGCTCGCAATCGAGGTCCAGAAGGCGGAAGCGCCGCTGTCGTTCGCGACGACGCGCAACGCGTTCGTCGCTGAAGGCTGGATCCCGACCGAACGCTACACCAAGTTCGCGTCTGCGGTGCAGGACGCGGTCGGCAACCACGTCGAGGTCGAAGAACTCGAACAGGCGTCGTTCGGCGCCGACGGCGAAGTGCAGGTCCGCGAGGACGTGCCGCCGTCCGTCGAGGACGCTGGTCCGGAGACGGAGCCGGAATCTGCCGAGAGCAGCGAAGAGCCAACCCGGGCCGTCGCAGACGGCTCCGGTGGCGCGGTCGTGATGCGCAACGACGACCCGCCGGTGATCCAGAAGAACAGCGCCCTCGTCGCACCGTTCGAAGTGTTGGTGCAGGCGGTCGGCCGGCCGAACTACCGCGAGTTCGACCCGTCGCTGATCCTGTTCTTGACCTTCCCGGCGTTCTTCGGGTTCATGATCGGTGACTTCGGGTACGGATTGCTGTACACCGCTATCGGCTACTTCCTGTACTCGAAGTTCGACTCGCCGGCGTTCAAGTCGATGGGCGGCGTCACCATCGCCGCAGGGCTGTTCACCATCCTGTTCGGTATCTTCTACGGGGAGATATTCGGCCTTCACAGCATCTCGACGTACTTCTGGGAGGGCACGGTCGGTCTGTCGAGCGCCCCGATCCACAAGGGCCTCCAGCCGACGGACCTCTACTGGGCACAGGCGTGGCTCGTCGTCTCGACGCTCGTCGCGCTGCTTCACCTGAACATCGGCTACGTCCTCGGGTTCCTTGAGGAACTGGAGTTCCACGGCGCGAAAGCCGCGATCACCGAGAAAGGCTCGTGGCTGCTGGGGATGAACGGCCTCTGGCTGCTCGTGTTCAGTGAGGCCGCCGCCGGCACCGCGCCGGAGTTCATCTACACCGTCTTCGACGGGACGGGAAGCGAGAAGGCAGCGTTCGCGCTCGGCTTCAGCGGCTTCCCGGCCGTCGTCGGTTACCTCGGGTTCGCGATGTTCCTCGTCGGTGCGCTCCTGCTGTTGATCGGTGCGCCCGCCGAGATCCTCGAGATCTTCGACGTGCTGGTGAACGTGCTGAGTTACACCCGGATCGCCGCAGTGCTGCTCGCGAAGGCGGGGATGGCGTTCGTCGTCAACCTCCTGTTCTTCGGGGCGTACGAGCACGACGGCGAGTTCCACTTTATGCTCAGTAACGGCCCCGACTACTACGCCGCAGAGTACGGACGTGAGGCGATTATGTTCGGCGGCCTCGTCCACGGCGGTGCGGCCGCCGTGGTCGGTGGCCTGTTGATCCTCGTGCTCGGGCACATCCTCGTGCTCGCGCTCGGGGTCACCTCTGCCGGCCTGCAGGCCGTCCGTCTGGAGTACTACGAGTTCTTCTCGAAGTTCTTCGACGGCGGCGGTACGGAGTACCTGCCGTTCGGCCACGAGCGACGCTACACCGCCGAGGAGTAG
- a CDS encoding V-type ATP synthase subunit C, producing MSNTGTSNPEYVNARVRSRRAALYEVDDYRKLVRMSPAEIARFMEESPAYEEEINALGSRFSGVDLIEYALNASLAEDFEAILKWCDGALYGHVARYLRKFDAWNIKTVLRGIYADTERDAVNDDLIRAGEFSDRLIDQLLDAGTIEEVVELLAGTVFGRSLAEALDDYESTGVLVPLENAVDRAYYSLLRTDDLTGEALGEYREFLEAEIDFRNAINTLRLSRSGADIDPSEYFIEGGVLFSAAELTQLASNTDELVQRIRESRYGDELSSALSELEEADSLIAFEHALEAALLEYADSLGLVHPLSVTPVVSYVLAKEREVDNIRAIARGKEADLSPEEIEDELVII from the coding sequence ATGAGTAACACCGGCACGTCGAACCCCGAATACGTCAACGCTCGCGTGCGATCGCGCCGAGCCGCGCTATACGAGGTGGACGACTACCGGAAACTCGTCAGGATGAGCCCGGCTGAGATCGCCCGGTTCATGGAGGAATCGCCGGCGTACGAAGAAGAGATCAACGCCCTCGGGTCGCGGTTCTCGGGCGTCGACCTCATCGAGTACGCGCTCAACGCGAGTCTCGCGGAGGACTTCGAGGCCATCTTGAAGTGGTGCGACGGTGCGCTGTACGGCCACGTCGCCCGGTACCTCCGCAAGTTCGACGCGTGGAACATCAAGACCGTGCTGCGCGGCATCTACGCCGACACCGAGCGAGATGCGGTCAACGACGACCTCATTCGAGCGGGCGAGTTCTCAGACCGACTGATCGACCAGTTGCTCGACGCCGGCACCATCGAGGAGGTTGTCGAGCTACTGGCGGGCACCGTGTTCGGGCGCTCGCTGGCCGAGGCGCTCGACGACTACGAGTCGACGGGCGTGCTCGTGCCGCTGGAGAACGCGGTCGACCGCGCGTACTACAGTCTGCTGCGAACCGACGACCTCACTGGTGAGGCGCTCGGCGAGTACCGCGAGTTCCTCGAAGCAGAGATCGACTTCCGTAACGCGATCAACACGCTACGGCTCTCGCGTTCTGGCGCGGACATTGACCCCTCGGAGTACTTCATCGAGGGCGGCGTGCTGTTCTCGGCGGCGGAGTTGACGCAACTCGCGTCCAACACCGACGAGTTGGTCCAGCGCATCCGCGAGTCGCGGTACGGCGACGAACTGTCGTCGGCGCTGTCGGAACTCGAGGAGGCTGACAGCCTCATCGCCTTCGAGCACGCGCTCGAAGCGGCCCTGCTGGAGTACGCGGACTCGCTGGGGCTCGTTCACCCGCTGTCGGTGACGCCGGTGGTGTCGTACGTGCTCGCGAAGGAACGCGAGGTCGACAACATCCGCGCTATCGCGCGTGGCAAGGAGGCCGACCTCTCCCCCGAGGAGATCGAAGACGAACTGGTGATCATATGA
- a CDS encoding ATP synthase subunit A: MSQASETEPTEGTGRINSVSGPVVKAVDLDARMNDVVYVGDEGLMGEVIEIEGDVTTIQVYEETSGVAPGEPVENTGEPLTVDLGPGMLDAIYDGVQRPLDVLEEKMNSAFLDRGVDAPGIDLEKEWEFTPEVEVGDEVEPGDIVGVVPETVTIEHKVMVPPDYEGGVVESVEDGELTVEDPVVTLENGEEVTMRQEWPVREKRPTIEKRTPRTPLVSGQRILDGLFPIAKGGTAAIPGPFGSGKTVTQHSLAKFADADIVVYVGCGERGNEMTEVIEDFPELEDPKTGNSLMARTSLIANTSNMPVAARESCVYTGITIAEYYRDMGYDVALMADSTSRWAEAMREISSRLEEMPGEEGYPAYLAARLAEFYERAGYFENINGSEGSVSVIGAVSPPGGDFSEPVTQNTLRIVKTFWALDADLAERRHFPAINWNESYSLYQDQLDPWFKENVAEDWPERRQWAVDTLDEEGELQEIVQLVGKDALPEDQQLTLEVARYLREGYLQQNAFIDVDMYCPPEKTYAILSTIQTFNDEAFDALDAGVPIEDVTNIDAAPKLNRIATQEDWEAFVEELEADITEQIRSLY, translated from the coding sequence ATGAGTCAGGCAAGCGAAACCGAACCGACCGAAGGAACCGGACGCATCAACAGCGTGAGCGGCCCGGTCGTGAAGGCCGTCGACCTCGACGCCCGCATGAACGACGTCGTCTACGTCGGCGACGAAGGGCTGATGGGCGAGGTCATCGAGATCGAAGGCGACGTCACGACAATCCAGGTGTACGAGGAGACCTCCGGGGTTGCCCCCGGCGAACCCGTCGAGAACACGGGCGAACCACTCACCGTCGACCTGGGGCCAGGGATGCTGGACGCCATCTACGACGGCGTGCAGCGCCCGCTCGACGTGCTCGAAGAGAAGATGAACAGCGCGTTCCTCGACCGCGGTGTCGACGCGCCCGGCATCGACCTTGAGAAGGAGTGGGAGTTCACTCCCGAGGTCGAGGTCGGCGACGAAGTCGAACCCGGCGACATCGTGGGCGTCGTCCCCGAGACGGTCACCATCGAACACAAGGTGATGGTGCCGCCGGACTACGAGGGTGGCGTCGTCGAGAGCGTCGAAGATGGCGAACTCACCGTCGAAGACCCCGTCGTCACGCTTGAGAACGGCGAGGAGGTCACGATGCGGCAGGAGTGGCCGGTCCGCGAAAAGCGACCGACTATCGAGAAGCGCACCCCGCGCACTCCGCTGGTGTCGGGCCAGCGCATCCTCGACGGCCTCTTCCCCATCGCCAAGGGCGGGACCGCGGCGATTCCGGGGCCGTTCGGCTCCGGGAAGACGGTCACGCAGCACAGCCTCGCCAAGTTCGCCGACGCCGACATCGTCGTCTACGTCGGCTGTGGCGAGCGTGGCAACGAGATGACCGAGGTCATCGAGGACTTCCCCGAACTGGAGGACCCGAAGACGGGCAACTCGCTGATGGCCCGCACCTCGCTCATCGCGAACACGTCGAACATGCCCGTTGCCGCACGCGAGTCGTGCGTGTACACCGGCATCACCATCGCGGAGTACTACCGCGACATGGGGTACGACGTGGCGCTTATGGCCGACTCCACCTCGCGGTGGGCGGAGGCGATGCGCGAGATCTCCTCCCGTCTGGAGGAGATGCCCGGTGAGGAGGGGTACCCCGCGTACCTCGCCGCGCGCCTCGCAGAGTTCTACGAGCGCGCCGGCTACTTCGAGAACATCAACGGATCCGAAGGCTCCGTCTCGGTCATCGGCGCGGTCTCGCCGCCCGGCGGCGACTTCTCCGAGCCGGTCACGCAGAACACCCTGCGTATCGTCAAGACGTTCTGGGCGCTCGACGCCGACCTGGCCGAGCGCCGCCACTTCCCAGCGATCAACTGGAACGAGTCGTACTCGCTGTACCAGGATCAGCTGGACCCGTGGTTCAAGGAGAACGTCGCCGAGGACTGGCCCGAGAGGCGGCAGTGGGCCGTCGACACGCTCGACGAGGAGGGCGAACTCCAAGAGATCGTCCAGCTCGTCGGGAAGGACGCCCTGCCCGAGGACCAGCAGCTCACCCTCGAGGTCGCGCGCTACCTGCGTGAGGGCTACCTCCAGCAGAACGCGTTCATCGACGTGGACATGTACTGTCCGCCCGAGAAGACGTACGCGATCCTCTCGACGATCCAGACGTTCAACGACGAGGCGTTCGACGCGCTCGACGCTGGTGTACCCATCGAGGACGTCACCAACATCGACGCGGCGCCGAAGCTCAACCGCATTGCGACCCAGGAAGACTGGGAAGCGTTCGTGGAGGAGCTCGAAGCCGACATCACCGAGCAGATCCGCTCGCTCTACTGA
- a CDS encoding V-type ATP synthase subunit D: protein MAEDVKPTRKNLMEIEDRIDLSERGHDTLEQKRDGLIMEFMDILDQAQDVRDELETNYDTAQEKINKARAMEGDVAVRGAAAALKEHPEITTQSKNIMGVVVPQIESSKVRKNLDERGYGLLGSSARIDEAADAYEELLESIILAAEVETAMKKMLKEIETTKRRVNALEFKLLPELNKNKDYIEQKLEEQEREEIFRLKKIKAKKEEEEKAEEETAAKEAAAEVVEAGVVESDD, encoded by the coding sequence ATGGCGGAGGACGTCAAGCCGACCCGGAAGAACCTGATGGAGATCGAGGATCGTATCGATCTGTCTGAGCGAGGCCACGACACGCTCGAACAGAAGCGAGACGGCCTCATTATGGAGTTCATGGACATCCTCGACCAGGCACAGGACGTCCGCGACGAACTCGAGACCAACTACGACACCGCCCAAGAGAAGATCAACAAGGCCCGTGCGATGGAGGGTGACGTGGCCGTCCGCGGCGCGGCGGCGGCGCTGAAAGAACACCCCGAGATCACGACCCAGTCGAAGAACATTATGGGCGTGGTCGTCCCGCAGATCGAATCGTCGAAGGTGCGGAAGAACCTCGACGAGCGTGGCTACGGCCTCCTTGGCTCCTCGGCACGGATCGACGAGGCGGCGGATGCCTACGAGGAACTGCTAGAGTCGATCATCCTCGCCGCCGAGGTGGAGACGGCGATGAAGAAGATGCTCAAAGAGATCGAGACGACGAAGCGCCGCGTCAACGCACTGGAGTTCAAACTCCTGCCCGAACTCAACAAGAACAAGGACTACATCGAGCAGAAACTCGAAGAACAGGAGCGCGAAGAGATCTTCCGCCTCAAGAAGATCAAAGCCAAAAAGGAAGAAGAGGAGAAGGCCGAGGAGGAAACCGCCGCGAAGGAAGCGGCCGCCGAGGTCGTTGAGGCCGGCGTCGTCGAAAGCGACGACTGA
- a CDS encoding V-type ATP synthase subunit F produces the protein MSQEIAVIGSPEFTTGFRLAGVRKCENIPDEEKDERLDDAVESTLADDNVGIVVMLDEDLDHLSRTVRRDVEGSVEPVLVTLGGGAGSGLREQIKRAIGIDLMDEDE, from the coding sequence ATGAGTCAGGAAATCGCGGTCATCGGTAGTCCGGAGTTCACCACCGGGTTCCGACTCGCCGGCGTCCGCAAGTGCGAGAACATTCCCGACGAGGAGAAAGACGAGCGCCTCGACGACGCGGTGGAGTCGACGCTCGCCGACGACAACGTCGGCATCGTGGTGATGCTCGACGAGGACCTCGACCACCTCTCGCGGACTGTCCGTAGAGACGTTGAGGGAAGCGTCGAACCGGTGTTGGTCACGCTCGGCGGCGGCGCCGGGAGCGGCCTACGCGAACAGATCAAGAGAGCCATCGGGATCGACCTGATGGACGAGGACGAGTGA
- a CDS encoding 5'-nucleotidase C-terminal domain-containing protein — MSHSPAVLAVHDVETAFDHPDRIGRLAATVGGRDDRTLLLDAGDTTAMGALAVVSDRGRTEAVAFHDAVAPDAHVPGNHDFDEGLGTLAEFVAATPGDWLAANVPAVDLPGSTVLDAADETVGVVGVCHPKTPDICRAVRDVEFTDPVEAARRELTALRDRGVDRAVVLSHCGARDRDIARGTDADAVVGGHLHECRVARVEGTLLARGDGGGRDVVHVALGDRPDARIVETAGVDAAGDVADAYRRRHAETSLDDRVAQLSEGVEQSDVVRFVADAYRVRADADAGLAVSAAVREPLPADVEERHLVGTVPFESHLVAVDVAGADLRAALRTCRDPLDDTHGHVVWARADVDNLTVDGDPVRERDRYRIACTTYETETGLLPGLASDCVVDDCGLQYEHVVAYARDGGLGVADDRA; from the coding sequence GTGTCCCACTCACCCGCGGTCCTCGCGGTCCACGACGTCGAGACCGCCTTCGACCACCCCGACCGGATCGGCCGCCTCGCCGCGACCGTCGGTGGCCGCGATGACCGGACCCTCCTCCTCGACGCGGGAGACACGACCGCGATGGGTGCGCTCGCGGTCGTCTCCGACCGCGGTCGGACCGAGGCGGTCGCCTTCCACGACGCGGTCGCCCCCGACGCCCACGTCCCCGGTAACCACGACTTCGACGAGGGACTCGGAACCCTCGCCGAGTTCGTCGCCGCGACACCCGGTGACTGGCTGGCGGCGAACGTGCCCGCAGTCGATTTGCCTGGCAGCACCGTTCTCGATGCCGCCGACGAGACGGTCGGTGTCGTTGGCGTCTGTCACCCGAAGACCCCCGACATCTGTCGGGCGGTTCGAGACGTCGAGTTCACCGACCCCGTCGAGGCCGCCCGACGGGAACTGACGGCGCTCCGGGACCGAGGTGTCGACCGTGCGGTCGTCCTCTCACACTGCGGCGCACGCGACCGCGACATCGCCCGCGGAACCGACGCAGACGCTGTGGTGGGTGGCCACCTCCACGAGTGTCGAGTCGCTCGGGTCGAAGGGACGCTCCTCGCCCGCGGCGACGGCGGCGGTCGCGACGTGGTCCACGTGGCGCTTGGCGACCGGCCGGACGCCCGGATCGTCGAGACGGCCGGCGTCGACGCCGCTGGCGACGTCGCCGACGCCTATCGGAGGCGACACGCCGAAACCAGCCTCGACGACCGAGTCGCTCAACTATCCGAGGGTGTCGAACAGTCCGATGTCGTCCGGTTCGTCGCCGATGCCTACCGAGTGCGAGCGGACGCTGACGCCGGCTTGGCCGTCTCGGCGGCGGTCCGCGAACCGCTCCCCGCCGACGTGGAGGAACGACACCTCGTCGGGACGGTCCCGTTCGAGTCGCACCTCGTCGCCGTCGACGTGGCCGGCGCGGACCTCCGTGCGGCGCTACGGACCTGCCGCGACCCGCTCGACGACACACACGGCCACGTCGTCTGGGCCCGCGCAGACGTCGACAACCTCACTGTCGACGGTGACCCCGTTCGTGAGCGCGACCGCTATCGGATCGCGTGTACGACCTACGAGACGGAGACGGGGCTGCTGCCGGGTCTGGCGTCGGACTGCGTCGTCGACGACTGCGGCCTCCAGTACGAACACGTCGTCGCGTACGCACGCGACGGCGGACTCGGCGTGGCGGACGACCGAGCGTAA
- a CDS encoding ATP synthase subunit B, with protein MKEYQTITEVSGPLVYAEVDEPIGYDEIVEIETPSGETKRGQVLESEDGIVAIQVFEGTTGIDRNASVRFLGETLKMPVTEDLLGRVLDGSGNPIDGGPEIVPDERRNIVGAAINPYSREYPEEFIQTGVSAIDGMNTLVRGQKLPIFSGSGLPHNDLALQIARQATVPEENSEDGEETEFAVIFGAMGITQEEANEFMDDFERTGALERSVVFMNLADDPAVERTVTPRLALTTAEYLAFDKGYHVLVVLTDMTNYCEALREIGAAREEVPGRRGYPGYMYTDLAQLYERAGRLKDRDGSVTQIPILTMPGDDDTHPIPDLTGYITEGQIMMDRPLHSQGIKPPVNVLPSLSRLMDDGIGEGLTRADHADVSDQMYAAYAEGEDLRDLVNIVGREALSERDNKYLDFADAFEEQFVQQGFDTNRTIDETLELGWDLLSTLPKEELNRVDEDLIEEHYREDVSAGAEAEEVSAD; from the coding sequence ATGAAAGAGTACCAAACCATCACGGAAGTCAGCGGCCCGCTGGTGTACGCCGAGGTCGACGAACCCATCGGCTACGACGAGATCGTCGAGATCGAGACGCCGAGCGGCGAGACGAAGCGCGGTCAGGTCCTCGAATCCGAGGACGGCATCGTCGCCATCCAGGTGTTCGAGGGAACCACCGGCATCGACCGCAACGCCTCGGTCCGATTCCTGGGCGAGACGCTGAAGATGCCCGTGACCGAGGACCTGCTCGGCCGCGTGCTCGACGGCTCCGGTAACCCCATCGACGGCGGCCCGGAGATCGTCCCCGACGAGCGCCGGAACATCGTCGGCGCGGCGATCAACCCGTACAGCCGCGAGTACCCCGAGGAGTTCATCCAGACGGGCGTCTCGGCCATCGACGGGATGAACACGCTCGTCCGCGGTCAGAAGCTCCCGATCTTCTCGGGCTCCGGGCTCCCGCACAACGACCTGGCGCTGCAGATTGCGCGGCAGGCGACCGTGCCGGAGGAGAACTCCGAGGACGGCGAGGAGACGGAGTTCGCAGTCATCTTCGGTGCGATGGGCATCACGCAGGAGGAGGCCAACGAGTTCATGGACGACTTCGAGCGCACCGGCGCACTGGAGCGTTCGGTCGTCTTCATGAACCTCGCGGACGACCCCGCAGTCGAGCGGACGGTCACACCGCGCCTGGCGCTCACCACCGCCGAGTACCTCGCGTTCGACAAGGGGTACCACGTGCTCGTCGTCCTGACAGACATGACGAACTACTGTGAGGCGCTTCGTGAGATCGGTGCCGCCCGCGAGGAGGTGCCCGGACGCCGTGGCTACCCCGGGTACATGTACACCGACTTGGCGCAACTGTACGAGCGCGCCGGTCGCCTCAAGGACCGTGACGGCTCCGTCACGCAGATTCCCATCCTCACGATGCCGGGTGACGACGACACGCACCCGATCCCCGACCTGACGGGGTACATCACGGAGGGGCAGATTATGATGGACCGTCCCCTGCACAGCCAGGGCATCAAGCCGCCAGTGAACGTGCTGCCCAGCCTGTCGCGCCTGATGGACGACGGTATCGGCGAGGGACTCACCCGCGCGGACCACGCCGACGTCTCCGACCAGATGTACGCGGCGTACGCGGAGGGTGAAGACCTGCGCGACCTCGTGAACATTGTCGGTCGCGAGGCGCTGTCGGAGCGTGACAACAAGTACCTCGACTTCGCGGACGCGTTCGAGGAGCAGTTCGTCCAGCAGGGCTTCGACACGAACCGTACCATCGACGAGACGCTCGAACTCGGCTGGGACCTCCTGTCGACGCTGCCGAAGGAGGAACTCAACCGCGTCGACGAGGACCTCATCGAGGAACACTACCGCGAGGACGTCTCGGCCGGCGCCGAGGCCGAGGAAGTCTCCGCGGACTGA
- the ahaH gene encoding ATP synthase archaeal subunit H has product MPRPEVLERVKEAEAEAEEIVSQAEADREARISEARTEADEILAEAEAEADRIEAERLEEAREEIEEKREEIIAEGRRERKALADEATERVEEVVEFAVERFEEAVHAQA; this is encoded by the coding sequence ATGCCGAGACCCGAAGTTCTCGAACGCGTGAAGGAGGCCGAAGCCGAAGCCGAAGAGATTGTCTCTCAGGCGGAGGCCGACCGCGAGGCGCGTATCTCGGAGGCCCGGACGGAGGCTGACGAGATCCTTGCCGAGGCCGAGGCGGAGGCCGATCGCATCGAGGCCGAACGCCTCGAAGAAGCGCGCGAGGAAATCGAGGAGAAACGTGAGGAGATCATCGCGGAGGGCCGCCGCGAGCGGAAAGCACTCGCGGACGAGGCGACCGAACGTGTCGAGGAGGTCGTCGAGTTCGCAGTGGAACGGTTCGAGGAGGCGGTACATGCTCAGGCCTGA